In Rhodopirellula sp. P2, the DNA window ACATGGTCCGTGAAGTGATCGAGCACCCGGAATGGATTGCCGATGAGCTGGAAGCTCAACTGGACCTTCGCTCCGGAGCTGATTTGGGACGGATCTACCGAGTCGCTCCGCGGGAAAGTTCACGGCGGGAATTTCAACGTTTTGACAGAACCGCGGTGGGGGACCTGGTGGGATTGTTGGATTCACCAAGCGGATGGCAGCGGGACTTGGTTCAGCGGATGTTGATTTGGCAATGGCCGGATTTGCCAGGGGACCAGCAAGCGACGGCGAGACGCCAGCTTCGCGAATTGCTTTCCAAAAGCGACAATCCGCTGGCAAGATTGCATGCGTTGGCGAGCTTGGCCGGGCTGCAGGAAGTCTCCAAAGCGGATTTGCAACTCGCCGTGCAAGACCGGCATCCGGGGATACGACGCCATGCAATTCGAATTCTTGGCGAGCAGTTGACTGGTGACGAGGCTCGATCGGAAGACGTCGCAGCGGTGGACAATTGGAATGCCTCCGATTGGCAGGGATCGATCGAGCGATTGGTGACGGACGACGATCCGATGATTCCATTGCAGCTTGCGTACACGCTTGGATCGATCGATCAGGTCTGGGCCGCCGATTGTCTCGCAGACATCGCGTTGGCATCGGGGCAGGATGGTTATTTGAGAGCCGCCATCCTCAGCAGCATTCATGCCGGCAACATCGAGCGGGTGCTTTCGACTTGGATGAAGAGCGGTCAACGAGATCCCCAGTGGTTGGGGACGCTGGCTGGGATCGCGATCAAACTCGATGTTCCGAGCGCAGCTTCGATGATGCTTCAAGAACTGGAATCTGGAAGCGACTCCAGCGATCCCGTTGGGGTTTGGCGAGTGCTGGTGGCGTGGTACGAATCACTTGGCAACTCCGCAGAGGAGCTTGACCACATGCTTGCTGCTGCGTCACGGGAAAGTCTGAATCGTTTGCATCAATCTGTGCGCAACGAGTTGCAGTCGGCAGACTCATCGCCGGCCAAACTGTTGATCGGAATGCAATTGCTGGGCAAGCGTGAGACGCAGAGAGCAGCGGACATCGAATTATTGGCCAGCTTTCTTTCGCCGCATTCGCCCATCCAGATTCAGCAGGCCGCCGCAACGACTTTAGCTGGAATGAATGCAGACGATGTGCCCGAGATCTTGACCGCGGGATGGAGTGCCCATGGGCCGGCACTGCGACAGCAGATTCTCGCCGACTTGATCAGTCGACCAACCTGGACGGTGGAACTGCTTGACCTGATCGAACAGGGAGCGATCTCAGCGAATTCGTTGAGTGGGGCTTTGCGTCGCCAGCTGGTGGAGCATCGCGATGCGAACGTCCGAGATCGTGCGATTGGCGTTTTAGGTTCGGTCGATCCGGACCGTGTGCAGGTCATCGAAGCTTATCGTCCGGCGATGGAATTGCTTGCCGGCGGACGGGCAAGTGTGGATCGTGGTCGTGTTGTGTTCACCGCGAATTGTGCGGCTTGCCATCGCTTGGAAGGGAAGGGAACTGCAATCGGGCCAGACTTGACCACGCTTACCAATCGTTCACCTGACGCATTGCTGACCGCGATCATCGATCCCAGTTTGGCCGTCGAGGCAAAGTACCAGCAGTACCAAGTCTTGCTGGAGGACGGCCGAGCCTACGCGGGGGTGTTGGCCGAAGAAACTGCGACCAGTTTGAAACTGATCACGGCTGAAGGCAAAAGTCACTCGCTGTTGCGAAATGAAATAGAACGCTTGCAGGGGAGTTCCGTTTCGATGATGCCGGTTGGCCTGGAGAAAGAGATTGGGACGCAACAGATGGCTGATCTGCTGCTGTATATTCAGGGCCAGTCGCTGTCCAATTGAACGCCCCTCCTGCTTCACAACATTTCAATGCATCTGAGAACAATCGAACCACACCGCGTTGTCACTGCCCGCCGGACGCCTACGTTTTCTTTCCTGGCAACGTTTGTTTCAGCGGTTGCTCTTGGTGTCATGGGATGGCTGGGGCCCAATCCTGTGGTGGCGGATCAAATGCTGCCCGAAGGGTTGTTCATCGAAGGGTACACCGACCAACTCAGCTATGTTGCGGGCGATGAGATCGCGTTTCACCTGTCGGGCACCGGTGCCGTGTCGGTTCAGATTGACCGATTGGGAGCGGAACGCCAACGCGTTCACCAACAGGATGGGATCGCTGTTTCGCCTCAGCGAATTCCGGATCGGGCATCGTCGCATGGGTGCCAGTGGGCGGAGGCGTTTCGAATGACGGTCCCAGACGACTGGAAGTCGGGTTACTACGAAGTGACCCTGACGACTCGCGATCAGGGCGGCAGGTTTGTCGGACGCAATCAGCGAACTGCGGTGGGATCTTTGTTCTTTGTCGTTCGATCCAAAACACCGGGCGCCACATCGCCCATTTTGATTCAACTGGCGACCAACACCTACAATGCCTATACGAACTGGGGTGGGCACAGCTTGTACGGATACCATGACCGAGACGGCGTCCAAGGCAACCGCGTTTCCTTTGATCGACCGATTCAATCCCAGTTCGCTAAGTGGGAACTGCCGTTCATTCAGTGGGCGGAGAAGTCAGGTTACGAACTGGAGTACGCGGTCAACAGCGATTTGGAATTCCATCCTGAGATGTTGTCCAAATATCGTTTGGTGTTGAGTGTTGGACATGACGAGTATTGGTCGACGCCGATGCGAGACCACTTGGAAAGCTACATCGCTGAGGGTGGGAACGTCGCCTTTTTCAGTGGCAACACATGTTGTTGGCAAGTTCGCAGCGAAGATGAGGGACGCGCGTTGACTTGCTACAAGCAGTTCTACAACATGGACCCTGAGTTTCGAACGACGGACCATCAACGACTGAGCACGGCGTGGGGCCATCACTTGGTCAATCGTCCCGAAAATCAGTTGACGGGAGTTGGATTCATGTGGGGTGGCTACCATCTCAGCCACGGTCAATTCATGGACGGTTCGGGAGCCTACGACGTGCATCGCCCGGAACACTGGGTGTTCGACGGCACGGATGTCGAGCAAGGCGATCAGATCGGAGGCGCCGACACGGTGGTCGGGTACGAGTGCGACGGGTGTGAAATGGAATGGCGAGATGGGTTGCCGTTTCCCACCGGTCGCGATGGAACGCCTGAGTCATTCACGATTCTGGGGACCTGTCCTGCTCGCTGGCATCCCGGTGATTCCTTTTGGTACGACCGTTTTCCGGAAGACCGAATTGGTGCGTCGGTGATGGGCGTGTACCAACGCGGAGGAACGGTGTTCACGGCAGGTTCCACCGATTGGGCACACGGTTTAAGGGGAAATTCTCCGGTGATTGAACAAGCCACTCGAAACATTCTGGACCGTTTGTCAGCGAAGTCGGACCAGCAAGCGTCGGATGAGAACTGATGCGTTTCAAGGTGGCGAATGTGAGATGTCCGGAATGTGGGGTCAGGCAAATCAGCCGCTGCTATGCCGCCCATCTCATGGCGTGGTTGCCAGGATGCGATGAAACCGTCGCCTGCTCAAGTTGTCATTCTTCATTGCGATTCGAGCCCAACCGGTCCCCCTACCCGCCTCTCGCTGGCGTTCTGGGACTGGTTCCCCTGCTGCACCACACTTACGTTGTTGGGGTGCAAACGCACTCGCCTTTGCCTGCGGTTGGCGTGTCGATCGGGATCCTCGTCGTTGTTTTCTTGCTGCGGTCTCGCATCATGGGAAGTGTTGAACTTGCGTTCCCAAACTAGAAAAGTGGGCTCATCCGACGGAAGCGTGCGCGGCACCCTGACTTCAGGTTTTTGGAGGGATTTCTCCGATGCCCGAAGTTTGAACGGACCATTTCGAGGCGTTCGAATTGAGTTGCCAAGTGAAGCGGAAGCAAGCTCTGCTGAGGAGCAACTTGCCAAGGAATAGCTTGGCCTCCGATGCGCCGAAGGTGCTTCGCGGCCCACCGGCATGCTCGCCATGCCGGTGGGTTGTTTTCAACACGGACGCCGTCCATCATTGAACATTCGGACATCGGTGCATGCCTTGAAAACCTCGGGCGCACCCTTCCGTCGGATGAGCCTCAAATGTTTGCGTGGTCGGCCGCCGTTGTCGAGCGGCGTGATGCGAACAGTTCGAAATGGATACGGTAAAAACGAGGCTTCGCGTTTGAGGGTTGCCCGACGGAACAGTTGGGGACAACTGTTCTACTCTGACTTCGCTCATCCACTTCCCAAACCGAAGTTTCGGGCGGAGGTCGAGCGACGTCGTTCAGACGTACGCGAGCAAGGGGGCGGAGCATCGGAACCGCCACGCACTTCCCTCCCCGGAATTCTCACTGAACGCTCGCATTCCGTCCCTCGACGATCGTTTCGGGGATTCTTTCTTGTTTGTACACTCATACCCGACGGTACGCTCAATCCGCCCGTTCACAAAGTGCGGGAGTTGCCAACATCGAGAAATCCGAAAACACAGACCGCGAAGAGTGATCCCTCGCGAATCCAAATGTCATCCAATCCCTTCCTCCACGTCCGATCACCGAAATGGTCGGTGGTCGCTCCGATTCGTATGAGACGTTGCTCGTTCGTGGACGCAATCGAGCCATGTACGAGATGGCTGAAAGAGCACGGGAGTTGGGGGCGAATGCCGTGGTTGGAATGCACTTCGATTATTCGACCGTTGGCAATTCGATGCGGATGATTTGCTGCAACGGAACCGCGGTGAATGCGATCGCCAACACCGCACCAGACAATGCGTAGCGATCCTGGGCAACGCGAAGTGGATGGTTCGGCTGGGGAAGTCGAACGTGGCGTTGAATTCCAACCCGCGGAGCTCGAACACCGAACGGATTCCCTGCCCATGAATCCGTATCGTTCCCCGGAAACGGAACCGACGGTGCCATCCAAACCGGCATCGGCCTTGTGCCCGGTTTGCGGTCATTCGGTCAGTCGATGGCGGCTGGGGTTTCCGGGGTGCCGGTGTGAAACTTGCAAGCGTCGCTTGGGGTTGAAGAATTCTTGGCAGGCCAGTTCGATGTCCACGGCGACGGCGGTCGTCTGTTTTGCTTCGCTGATGTTCTTCGAGGCAATCCCGACAAGCAAGCCGGTTGTGTTTGGCCTTCACGTGCTGGTGTTTTTGATGTGTGGCACGCTTTGGTTCCACCTGTGGGGTCAGCCTGCCCTGCGCACCTGGATGGGGGCCGCATCGAGAACCGCCTTGGCTCGAGAACGCGCGCGTTTTCAAGATGAAACGGATCGGGCTTGATCTCCGAGGCACGTTTTTGCTAGCGGTGCAGTTCGAGGATTCTCGCACGTGTTCCCGCGAAATTTGGTCGCATTATGTTGGCTCGACACCACCGCTTTTTTATCGCTTCGTTGTTTGTTTGTCTGGGATTGGGATTGGTGGATGCACCGTCGGCTCAGGCTCAGATCACGACCCGCAGTCCATTGGGGACGCAGGGCGATTCCACGGCCAAGTTGTATGAGCGATTGGTCAACCGATTGCACGCGACGACGCAGCCACAGCAGGACTATCTGCTGGAGATCACCAAGCGAGTGAATGACCGCAAGTTGGATTTGCGGTTGGTGGTGGCCATTGAACGCTATGCAATCCGGCGTGATTCGCATTACCCGTTTCCGTTTTTCGAGCGGGCTTTGATGTACGAAGCCAAGAAACGGGGGATCATCTTGCCCTCGATCAAATTGTTCCAGGACCAGCCCATCGTGACGGTCCCGACCTACTGAGATGTCGGAAAGTTTGATTTCCAAGTGACGCGGAGAGGTCGTTGGTGCTGTGCGGCGCTCGTGCCGGCAGATATCCTGTGAGCGGTTTCCGATCACTTTCTTCCTTGCCGACGCATCCGCCTCATGGATTTTTTGCTTTACCTCGCACTCGTGCCCGCGCTCGGGGTGACGGCTCAATGGTTGGCGTGGCGCACGAAGCTACCCAGCATTCTGTTGTTGCTTTTGTTCGGGGTCTGTTTGGGGCACTTTGTTGTCCAGCCCGACGCGTTGCTGGCCAACCTGACGGGCGGCGATGAGTCCGCGGGCCCGAACATTCTGTTCCCGCTGGTGTCGCTGTCGGTGGCGGTCATCATGTTTGAAGGCGGACTGACGCTGAAGCTGAGCGAGCTTCGTGAATCAGGGTCTTCCTCGCTGAGGCTGTGCACGGTTGGTGCTGCCCTGGCTTTCTTTGGCAACACCTTGGCGATCCACTGGATCCTCGGATTTGTCTGGCCCCTGAGCTTTTTGCTGGGAGCGATCCTGGTGGTGACCGGGCCGACAGTGATCGGGCCGTTGCTACGGCAAGTCAAACCGAGCCGGAGGGTGGCATCGACCCTGAAATGGGAAGGGATCGTCATCGATCCCATCGGCGCGGTGTTGGCTGTGCTGGTGTTCGAAGAATTGGTGGTGGCTCAGTCGGCGCCGCACTGGTCGGGGGCGTTGAAGTCGCTGGTCCTGACCGCTGCGATTGGAGTCGGGCTGGGCGTCGTGGGCGGAGCGTTGTTGACACAGGCACTGCGTCGTTACTGGGTGCCCGATCATTTGCACGGTGTCGCCGCATTGGCACTGGCATTGTTGCTGTTCGCGCTGAGCAACCTGATGGCCCACGAATCAGGCCTGATCGCAGTGACCGTGTTGGGGATTTGGCTGACCAACCAAAAACACTTTGATGTCGAACACATCATCGAGCTGAAAGAGAATCTGCGCACGCTGCTGATTGGCTGCTTGTTCATCGTGCTTGGTTCGCGAGTCAATTTGACGGACTTGGCCACGATTGGGATGCCAGGGATTGGTTTGATTCTGGCGTTGATTTTCATCGTGCGTCCGCTGTCGGTCTACTTGTCGCTGTTGCGAAGCCCGCTGAACTATCGCGAGCAGACGTTCATCGCGGGGTTGGCACCGCGTGGGATTGTCGCGGCGGCGGTGAGCAGTGTGTTTGCGTTGTCGATGGAAAGCCGGACGGATCTGAATATCCCGGGTTCGGAACAACTGGCGACGGTGACCTTTTTGGTCATCATCGGAACCGTCGCGGTGTACGGAATTGCGGCGGCCCCGTTGGCTCGGCTGTTGAAATTGGCCGAGGAAACCAGTCGCGGTGTGTTGATCGCCGGAGCGGACGCTTGGGTGCGAGATTTTGCGACTGAGCTGAACGCCGCAGGGATCCCTGTGTTGCTGGTCGACACGAACTACAACAAAATCAGTCAGGCTCGAATCGCTGGGCTTCGTGGAGAGTGCGCCAATATTCTGAACGAGCACGCACGCGAAGATCTGGATCTCTCCGGGATCGGCCGACTGTTGGCGATGACGCCCAACGACGAAGTCAACTCATTGGCGCTGCGGGAATGTCGCGCGATGTTTGAGTCCTCCCGTTTGTATC includes these proteins:
- a CDS encoding PVC-type heme-binding CxxCH protein; translated protein: MRFRFVSFLLFVSSCVGLHSMTGQEVEHVLHPTRDPALTSEESFSKIEVADPFEIQVVAAEPLVMDPVDFDWGPDGRLWVVEMADYPIGVNGHGEPGGRVRVLEDRDGDGTYDHSILFADKLSTPSGVLAWRDGVLVTACPDVLYLEDTTGDGVADHIEKLYSGFAEGNQQHRVNGLRWGLDNWVYLANGDSGGTVVSHRTGKSVNISGRDLRIRPDTGEIETQSGQTQFGRNCDNWGNWFGCNNPNPIFHYVLDEGYLRRNPHVVPPSVRRDIRVGDTQVYPIGPIISHCDPIHRPIGATPIFTAACGTIVYRDTLFGADYEGATFTSEPVYNIVHARKLLPNGVTFDSVKIHGDGEEFLRSADPWSRPAGLHTGPDGALYVADMVREVIEHPEWIADELEAQLDLRSGADLGRIYRVAPRESSRREFQRFDRTAVGDLVGLLDSPSGWQRDLVQRMLIWQWPDLPGDQQATARRQLRELLSKSDNPLARLHALASLAGLQEVSKADLQLAVQDRHPGIRRHAIRILGEQLTGDEARSEDVAAVDNWNASDWQGSIERLVTDDDPMIPLQLAYTLGSIDQVWAADCLADIALASGQDGYLRAAILSSIHAGNIERVLSTWMKSGQRDPQWLGTLAGIAIKLDVPSAASMMLQELESGSDSSDPVGVWRVLVAWYESLGNSAEELDHMLAAASRESLNRLHQSVRNELQSADSSPAKLLIGMQLLGKRETQRAADIELLASFLSPHSPIQIQQAAATTLAGMNADDVPEILTAGWSAHGPALRQQILADLISRPTWTVELLDLIEQGAISANSLSGALRRQLVEHRDANVRDRAIGVLGSVDPDRVQVIEAYRPAMELLAGGRASVDRGRVVFTANCAACHRLEGKGTAIGPDLTTLTNRSPDALLTAIIDPSLAVEAKYQQYQVLLEDGRAYAGVLAEETATSLKLITAEGKSHSLLRNEIERLQGSSVSMMPVGLEKEIGTQQMADLLLYIQGQSLSN
- a CDS encoding N,N-dimethylformamidase beta subunit family domain-containing protein; this translates as MHLRTIEPHRVVTARRTPTFSFLATFVSAVALGVMGWLGPNPVVADQMLPEGLFIEGYTDQLSYVAGDEIAFHLSGTGAVSVQIDRLGAERQRVHQQDGIAVSPQRIPDRASSHGCQWAEAFRMTVPDDWKSGYYEVTLTTRDQGGRFVGRNQRTAVGSLFFVVRSKTPGATSPILIQLATNTYNAYTNWGGHSLYGYHDRDGVQGNRVSFDRPIQSQFAKWELPFIQWAEKSGYELEYAVNSDLEFHPEMLSKYRLVLSVGHDEYWSTPMRDHLESYIAEGGNVAFFSGNTCCWQVRSEDEGRALTCYKQFYNMDPEFRTTDHQRLSTAWGHHLVNRPENQLTGVGFMWGGYHLSHGQFMDGSGAYDVHRPEHWVFDGTDVEQGDQIGGADTVVGYECDGCEMEWRDGLPFPTGRDGTPESFTILGTCPARWHPGDSFWYDRFPEDRIGASVMGVYQRGGTVFTAGSTDWAHGLRGNSPVIEQATRNILDRLSAKSDQQASDEN
- a CDS encoding YbjQ family protein, producing MVGGRSDSYETLLVRGRNRAMYEMAERARELGANAVVGMHFDYSTVGNSMRMICCNGTAVNAIANTAPDNA
- a CDS encoding cation:proton antiporter; the protein is MDFLLYLALVPALGVTAQWLAWRTKLPSILLLLLFGVCLGHFVVQPDALLANLTGGDESAGPNILFPLVSLSVAVIMFEGGLTLKLSELRESGSSSLRLCTVGAALAFFGNTLAIHWILGFVWPLSFLLGAILVVTGPTVIGPLLRQVKPSRRVASTLKWEGIVIDPIGAVLAVLVFEELVVAQSAPHWSGALKSLVLTAAIGVGLGVVGGALLTQALRRYWVPDHLHGVAALALALLLFALSNLMAHESGLIAVTVLGIWLTNQKHFDVEHIIELKENLRTLLIGCLFIVLGSRVNLTDLATIGMPGIGLILALIFIVRPLSVYLSLLRSPLNYREQTFIAGLAPRGIVAAAVSSVFALSMESRTDLNIPGSEQLATVTFLVIIGTVAVYGIAAAPLARLLKLAEETSRGVLIAGADAWVRDFATELNAAGIPVLLVDTNYNKISQARIAGLRGECANILNEHAREDLDLSGIGRLLAMTPNDEVNSLALRECRAMFESSRLYQLTFKTKNTAGRRGLTKNLMGRELFGEGLTFTRLSEMHAAGASLKTTKLTESYSFADFQETYGEVTTVLCAITAEGGLNINTVDAPLVPVAGQTILALVSSTPVPEKHAVKASKKRTEARQEGNDEANADTGREPADEAANEEPAS